In Bacillus cereus ATCC 14579, a single window of DNA contains:
- a CDS encoding PadR family transcriptional regulator, producing the protein MNAKAQKYIPLTEATYYILLSLVKPLHGYGIMQMVEEMTNGEVKLGPGTLYGNTTKLLKEKLIVEVASTDRKKCYELTPFGREVLELEYNRLQRSVRNGNSILGE; encoded by the coding sequence ATGAATGCGAAGGCGCAAAAATATATTCCGTTAACTGAGGCGACATATTACATATTATTGTCACTCGTGAAGCCGTTGCATGGCTACGGAATTATGCAAATGGTAGAAGAGATGACAAATGGGGAAGTAAAGCTCGGCCCTGGTACTTTATATGGAAATACGACGAAATTACTAAAAGAGAAGTTAATTGTTGAAGTTGCCTCTACAGACAGAAAGAAGTGCTATGAGTTAACGCCGTTTGGGAGAGAAGTGTTAGAGCTCGAGTATAACAGATTGCAGAGATCTGTAAGGAATGGAAATAGTATATTAGGGGAGTGA
- a CDS encoding AAA family ATPase: MINKLKENIGSVFVGKENVIDLLLVSLLADGHVLLENVPGTGKTLLAKTISKSIGGSFSRVQFTPDVLPSDVTGIEYFNPKTSEFELRIGPVMTNILLADEINRAMPRTQSSLLEAMEERQVTLEKQSTPLPKPFFVIATQNPIESQGTFPLPDAQLDRFLMTISIGHPTPKDELQMMRRFRNDLPLESVTSVISLEDILEAQKRVKEIFVSEPLEHYIIKLAHATRNHDYIANGVSPRATLALVRAVQALAFLRGREYCTPEDIQLLVPSVWNHRIVLSMEGALRTTKNDIMQSILKEVDVPVEIEQA, encoded by the coding sequence ATGATAAATAAATTGAAAGAAAACATCGGATCTGTGTTTGTTGGTAAAGAAAATGTTATTGATCTACTGCTCGTTTCACTTCTTGCTGATGGACATGTACTACTCGAAAACGTGCCTGGTACTGGGAAAACGTTACTGGCGAAAACCATTTCAAAAAGTATTGGTGGTAGTTTTTCTCGCGTTCAATTTACCCCTGATGTACTTCCAAGTGATGTAACAGGTATTGAATACTTCAACCCAAAAACAAGCGAATTCGAATTAAGAATTGGACCAGTTATGACAAACATTTTGCTAGCAGATGAAATTAACCGTGCAATGCCGAGAACGCAGTCGAGTTTGTTAGAAGCGATGGAAGAACGACAAGTGACGCTGGAGAAGCAGTCAACTCCTCTTCCGAAACCGTTCTTTGTTATTGCGACGCAAAACCCAATTGAATCACAAGGGACTTTCCCTCTTCCAGATGCACAGCTTGATCGCTTTTTAATGACGATTTCAATCGGTCATCCAACTCCTAAAGATGAGTTACAAATGATGCGACGTTTTCGGAACGATTTACCATTAGAAAGTGTCACATCTGTCATCTCATTAGAAGATATTTTAGAAGCTCAAAAACGAGTAAAAGAAATATTTGTTTCGGAACCGTTAGAACATTACATTATTAAACTTGCTCATGCTACAAGAAATCATGATTATATCGCTAACGGTGTAAGCCCACGTGCCACATTAGCTTTAGTACGTGCTGTTCAAGCTTTAGCCTTTTTACGCGGGAGAGAATATTGCACACCAGAAGATATACAATTGTTAGTTCCTTCTGTTTGGAATCACCGTATCGTCTTATCAATGGAAGGTGCCCTGCGTACGACAAAGAATGATATTATGCAAAGTATTTTAAAAGAAGTTGACGTACCTGTGGAGATTGAACAAGCATGA
- a CDS encoding DUF58 domain-containing protein, giving the protein MNGQRVVTVPLFFQLHIIQLTVPIALLFTFFFPQRMLMFLFFFYYLFAIFIYKYVAFIEKKFQIINEKQTTRIFPEESGQFFIHLKNGASIPIVNGVCYFHLNSSLIPHKEQGIEQISKTLFSFPFSQPAHSAQKWGLTLTATKRGVFQIEQFECVLKDPFHLLTVHLPVFDKLRTEIIVYPSPKEVAGLQELQQLLNGSYRTNFSFYNDETSIIGVKRYERESFRSIHWKASAKMQQLQAKQYEPVKNYSWTICLSLAADRGFGWKDNVEELISYATHIFQYATKHHIPFELFISVLAEGGALHVPLNEGQTQYAKALEELARISDDSTLLPKQGFLHYVKRKRERSSTMIYIGLQRNELPLLSQPTFLITSEGMVEPVENLAISHS; this is encoded by the coding sequence ATGAATGGACAGCGTGTTGTAACTGTGCCTTTATTTTTTCAACTCCATATTATTCAACTAACCGTTCCAATCGCATTACTTTTCACATTCTTTTTCCCGCAACGAATGCTTATGTTTCTCTTTTTCTTCTATTATTTATTTGCGATTTTTATTTATAAATATGTCGCTTTCATAGAGAAGAAGTTTCAAATCATAAATGAGAAACAAACTACACGGATTTTTCCTGAGGAATCTGGACAGTTTTTTATTCATTTAAAAAATGGAGCCAGCATACCAATCGTTAATGGTGTTTGTTACTTTCATTTAAATTCGTCCCTTATACCGCATAAAGAGCAAGGCATTGAACAAATATCAAAAACGTTATTCTCTTTCCCATTTTCACAACCTGCACATTCGGCACAAAAATGGGGGTTAACATTAACCGCCACGAAGCGTGGTGTGTTTCAAATTGAACAATTTGAATGTGTATTAAAAGATCCATTTCATCTATTAACTGTACATTTACCTGTTTTTGATAAATTAAGGACTGAAATTATTGTGTATCCTTCTCCTAAAGAAGTAGCAGGTTTGCAAGAACTTCAGCAACTTTTGAATGGATCTTATCGAACGAATTTTTCTTTTTACAATGATGAAACATCTATTATCGGTGTAAAGCGATATGAGCGTGAGTCTTTCCGCTCTATTCATTGGAAGGCATCTGCTAAAATGCAACAATTACAGGCGAAGCAATATGAACCTGTAAAAAATTATAGTTGGACGATTTGTCTTTCTTTAGCTGCCGATCGTGGATTTGGTTGGAAAGATAATGTAGAAGAACTTATTTCATATGCAACACACATTTTCCAGTATGCAACGAAGCACCACATTCCGTTTGAATTGTTTATTAGTGTATTAGCAGAAGGCGGTGCATTACATGTACCGTTAAATGAAGGACAAACACAATATGCAAAAGCTTTAGAAGAATTAGCCCGTATTTCAGATGATAGTACGTTACTTCCGAAACAAGGATTCCTTCATTATGTAAAGAGAAAAAGAGAACGATCGTCTACAATGATATACATTGGTTTACAAAGAAATGAACTCCCTCTTCTCTCGCAGCCAACGTTTCTCATTACTAGTGAAGGGATGGTGGAACCAGTTGAAAACTTGGCTATATCACATTCATGA
- a CDS encoding DUF4018 domain-containing protein, whose amino-acid sequence MKTWLYHIHDFILLLLLSLLTERDELISIAIFLTTGYIGVFLIHKFMQKKTTGFVILLVLQIVLFSLFLPFSLFGTIILPLFFFIVHVVGPGYPVQKSLGGIVWFFVSAIFYAPFPPLWKLLMLALHLMITFWLTGANRKQQLLRFSSIITIGLMSILIVQVFPFIRLIFGFITEVVALGVGYALMPLIKAAELKDTEDVWANKGHLLKPKIEDGKKIPDFDPILINSTTIIVCTAIAIYVVWKIVKKRKHLSLPNMPAFESTIITDKEGMSQNRFKRNKPPHNEIRKEIFKLESKLTPPLNRKRGETVEAWLERINDEEDVNIQSDIIIDAYNTVRYSNSANTVLLHEFKEEIHKLYAYQKSLKKRKK is encoded by the coding sequence TTGAAAACTTGGCTATATCACATTCATGATTTCATTCTGCTCCTTCTGCTTTCATTATTAACAGAAAGAGATGAACTAATTAGTATTGCAATATTTTTAACAACAGGCTATATTGGAGTATTTCTTATTCATAAATTTATGCAAAAAAAAACAACAGGATTTGTAATACTTTTAGTTCTTCAAATCGTTCTTTTCTCTTTATTTTTACCTTTTTCTCTATTTGGCACAATCATATTACCACTATTTTTCTTTATCGTACATGTGGTCGGACCTGGATATCCAGTTCAAAAATCTTTAGGTGGTATTGTATGGTTTTTCGTTTCAGCTATATTTTATGCACCCTTTCCACCGTTGTGGAAACTATTAATGTTAGCCTTGCATCTTATGATTACATTTTGGTTAACCGGGGCCAATCGCAAACAACAACTATTACGTTTTTCTTCTATCATTACGATTGGCTTAATGAGTATATTAATTGTTCAAGTATTTCCTTTCATTCGACTTATTTTTGGTTTTATAACGGAAGTAGTCGCATTAGGCGTCGGCTATGCTTTAATGCCATTAATTAAAGCAGCGGAATTAAAAGATACTGAAGATGTTTGGGCAAATAAAGGACATCTCTTAAAACCAAAAATTGAAGACGGAAAAAAAATTCCTGATTTTGATCCAATACTCATAAATAGCACTACAATAATAGTATGTACAGCTATCGCTATTTACGTCGTTTGGAAAATAGTAAAAAAACGAAAACATTTAAGTTTACCAAATATGCCCGCCTTCGAATCTACTATCATTACTGATAAAGAAGGAATGAGCCAAAATCGTTTTAAACGAAATAAACCGCCACATAACGAAATTCGGAAGGAAATTTTCAAGCTAGAGAGTAAGTTAACCCCTCCTTTAAATAGAAAACGGGGAGAAACTGTTGAGGCTTGGCTAGAAAGAATAAACGATGAAGAAGATGTAAATATTCAAAGTGATATTATTATAGATGCTTATAATACGGTGCGTTATTCAAATAGTGCAAACACTGTACTTCTACATGAATTTAAGGAAGAGATTCATAAGCTTTATGCATATCAAAAAAGTTTGAAGAAACGAAAGAAATAA
- a CDS encoding MFS transporter has product MQQNNDLNFEPQDVNIVNPKQARKAVIATGIGNAMEWFDFGLYAYLAVILSQLFFSGVDNSGLQLVLTFGTFAAAFLVRPIGGVFFGRIGDKYGRKIVLSTTIILMALSTLFIALLPTYEQIGVWAPILLLVARMIQGFSTGGEYSGAMVYIAESSPDKKRGILGSGLEIGTLSGYIAASVIVTILMLLLTDEQMLSWGWRIPFLIAAPIGLVGLYLRRHLDESPIFEEMEKAQEESEDNEQFSFMDIIKYHKKDFLLSTVIVAFFNITNYMILSYIPSYLTQVLKVEETTGLLIISITMALMIPLALYFGKLSDKIGNKRVVQIGLLGLTVFAIPAFLLIGNGHIAAIFAGIFVLGFFLSVYEGTLPSLLPSLFFTDVRYRALSISFNISVSIFGGTTPLVCSYLVHATGNPLAPAFYLAGVSIIGLVVFSVLFVTTSGRALKGSYPTVETKKEAHQIAKEDPEETLWWHEESLEIEAGKNASI; this is encoded by the coding sequence ATGCAACAAAATAATGATTTAAATTTTGAACCTCAAGACGTTAATATTGTTAATCCTAAACAAGCCAGGAAAGCAGTAATTGCTACTGGTATAGGGAACGCAATGGAGTGGTTTGACTTCGGATTATACGCGTATTTAGCGGTAATTTTAAGTCAATTATTCTTCTCTGGTGTTGATAATAGTGGATTGCAACTTGTACTTACATTCGGTACATTTGCAGCAGCCTTTCTCGTTCGACCAATCGGAGGTGTATTCTTTGGTAGAATAGGAGATAAGTACGGCCGAAAAATCGTGTTAAGTACTACTATTATTTTAATGGCACTTTCTACATTATTCATCGCATTACTACCAACCTATGAACAAATTGGTGTATGGGCACCAATACTACTTTTAGTTGCCCGAATGATTCAAGGCTTCTCTACAGGCGGCGAATATTCAGGAGCAATGGTTTATATCGCAGAATCTTCTCCAGATAAAAAGCGTGGTATACTCGGTAGTGGTCTTGAAATTGGAACACTCTCAGGTTACATTGCTGCATCGGTAATTGTTACCATTTTGATGTTATTGTTAACAGATGAGCAAATGCTCAGCTGGGGATGGCGTATTCCGTTCTTAATAGCTGCACCAATTGGTTTGGTCGGTTTATACTTACGCCGTCATCTAGATGAATCTCCAATCTTTGAAGAGATGGAAAAAGCACAAGAGGAATCTGAAGACAATGAACAATTTTCATTCATGGATATTATTAAATATCACAAAAAAGACTTCTTATTAAGCACAGTAATTGTCGCCTTCTTTAATATTACAAATTATATGATTCTTTCGTATATTCCTTCTTATCTAACTCAAGTACTTAAAGTCGAAGAAACAACAGGCTTATTAATTATTTCTATTACGATGGCACTTATGATTCCACTAGCACTATATTTCGGTAAATTAAGTGATAAAATTGGTAATAAACGCGTTGTGCAAATTGGTTTACTTGGTTTAACTGTATTTGCAATTCCAGCATTTTTACTAATAGGTAACGGACATATTGCAGCTATATTTGCAGGTATTTTCGTACTAGGTTTCTTCTTAAGTGTATATGAAGGAACATTACCTTCATTATTACCATCACTCTTTTTCACTGATGTACGTTATCGAGCACTTTCGATCTCATTTAATATTTCTGTATCGATATTCGGTGGAACAACACCGCTTGTATGTTCATACTTAGTTCATGCAACTGGTAACCCGCTCGCACCGGCATTTTATTTAGCAGGTGTAAGTATTATTGGATTAGTTGTATTTAGTGTACTATTCGTTACAACTTCAGGGCGTGCGCTAAAAGGTTCATATCCTACAGTAGAAACGAAAAAAGAAGCACACCAAATCGCTAAAGAAGACCCTGAAGAAACACTTTGGTGGCATGAAGAGTCATTAGAAATTGAAGCAGGGAAGAATGCTTCCATTTAA
- a CDS encoding glycosyltransferase: protein MCKNPISIIIRIQHNIKVLPEILKACEQLHPLEIILTINGYIDDSIDIAQSYNCKIITLEEPSELNNCYVIGATKAKGKYLLFLDANYIIQSSLLTQFLQPLLDESADIVLNNLDDFFYQKQKPTIEMIWQQVTNHFFHRPDLHVNSLLFPPYAITKEILDAITPESLLNPILAQMKIIKNKFRISNHFKISIPQIPSFPSKQLIRYHLEAIENWVNILQDSRGNYTDNNRRRDIILELQNGEQRAIPKIITGKKFYSNTYGNKQLSIIIPVQNEEKTIESIIFEVQKLKPLEIIIIVNGSTDKTEELAKNCGATVITYKEALGIDTGRAVGAYFAKGDILLFIDGDFLIPSSDLLPFVQSVQNGTDLALNKLEHYYMYRVPYTIVTACKHVVNLACNRKDLGMGSTTAVPHAFSRKCIDTIGFDSLLSPTLSQVKTILAGLHVQNVHSIDVDKINRVRPEKHFSQEGYLSLATQQIIGDHIEAISYLIEQKRNTEYF from the coding sequence ATGTGTAAAAATCCGATTTCTATTATTATTCGTATACAGCATAACATAAAAGTTTTACCTGAAATTTTGAAAGCCTGTGAACAACTACACCCTTTAGAAATCATCCTTACTATTAACGGATATATCGATGATTCCATTGATATTGCACAATCTTACAATTGTAAAATTATCACATTAGAAGAACCGTCAGAATTAAATAATTGTTATGTAATTGGTGCCACAAAAGCAAAGGGTAAGTACCTCTTATTTTTAGATGCAAATTACATTATCCAATCTTCCTTACTTACACAATTTCTTCAACCATTACTAGACGAATCAGCTGACATAGTATTAAACAATTTAGATGACTTTTTTTATCAAAAGCAAAAGCCAACTATAGAAATGATTTGGCAGCAGGTTACGAATCATTTTTTTCATCGTCCAGATTTACATGTTAACTCACTATTATTTCCTCCCTATGCAATAACAAAAGAGATTCTTGATGCAATTACTCCAGAAAGTTTATTAAATCCGATATTGGCACAAATGAAAATTATTAAAAATAAATTTCGCATTAGCAATCATTTTAAAATTTCTATACCGCAAATTCCCTCCTTCCCCTCAAAACAACTCATTCGTTATCACCTAGAAGCAATTGAAAATTGGGTAAATATATTACAAGATTCAAGAGGAAACTATACTGATAATAATCGAAGGCGAGATATTATTTTAGAACTTCAAAACGGCGAACAAAGAGCTATACCCAAAATAATTACAGGTAAAAAGTTTTATTCAAATACTTATGGAAATAAACAATTATCCATCATTATCCCTGTTCAAAATGAAGAAAAAACGATAGAATCTATCATTTTTGAGGTGCAGAAATTAAAACCTTTAGAAATCATCATTATTGTTAATGGATCAACAGATAAAACAGAGGAATTGGCGAAGAATTGCGGTGCAACAGTTATTACTTACAAAGAAGCACTCGGCATTGATACCGGACGTGCCGTTGGTGCATATTTTGCAAAAGGTGATATATTATTATTTATTGATGGTGATTTCTTAATTCCTAGTTCTGATTTATTACCATTTGTACAATCTGTTCAAAATGGAACCGATTTAGCTTTAAATAAATTAGAGCACTACTACATGTATCGTGTTCCTTATACTATCGTAACTGCATGTAAGCATGTTGTTAATTTAGCATGTAATCGAAAAGATTTAGGTATGGGCTCCACAACTGCTGTCCCTCATGCTTTTAGTCGAAAATGCATTGATACAATTGGGTTTGATTCTCTTCTTTCACCAACCTTAAGTCAAGTTAAAACAATTTTAGCAGGATTGCATGTACAAAATGTTCATTCTATCGACGTTGACAAGATAAATCGAGTTCGACCAGAAAAACACTTTTCGCAGGAAGGCTACCTTTCATTAGCAACGCAACAAATCATTGGTGATCATATAGAAGCAATTTCTTACCTCATCGAACAAAAAAGAAACACTGAATACTTTTAA
- a CDS encoding glycosyltransferase, with translation MDFQITEPFILKVDWDKVTYEFLIRIKPDASNTIVFGSGAGGFQEQPIGPPIFHRHSWMDEFEDTVIYYNDPTLYLGKLSLGWGQGELNRFYLQDIANILEIVFVKLKVDSKNVLFYGSSGGGFMSLILAGFVKGSTAFINNPQTNLLKWIPVPINLVFDLSYPNLSREEVEEKFGERINVVKFFNHIKYVPNIYFLQNFACEFDVQNHLLPFISELEQLDKDTEVNQIIIDLYFDKKAGHAAVGKSETIEYIKKVKPNQTVKEEQKEVDLSVVIVLGEEKSKLNQILNKVQHIKPLEIIIVADDRMSAIQSIPTFVESNVVVIEEKSKWKAPVHGAKVANGDVVLFLNGEDVIFSVELERFIEPILKKEQDVILNNIDSVCFEKMRVEWPSIAMVYRKIVNDVLGRMDLKYDSMLSMPYAITKKAIEDIGYDILQNPILSQVTLIEKGWRLQSSSAITNTSLNNMPANKTSFYKNGLTKLEVYEIKENIKALESWLKRKDDRGNYTDGGRKREIIEQLKNQKNYSRFHKGWGMNSSIYNGKQLSIIIPAQNEESTIKEVILEARKIEPKEIIVVINGSTDQTEAIAKQSGATVIVYEERLGHDVGRAIGAQEATGDILLFIDADFAIPAKDLHPLTQAVADGVDMVLNDLNLNLRFPLYIVSLYKYMLNIACNRKDLGVGSTIAVPHAISRKCLEGIGWDTLHTACVAQVKAILEGYKVECVHFVDVMKPNRIRPQEHFATIGHPPAVLRITGDHLEGLSYLLKNKDFKDLF, from the coding sequence ATGGATTTTCAAATTACAGAACCATTTATACTCAAGGTTGATTGGGATAAAGTAACGTATGAATTTTTAATTCGTATTAAGCCCGATGCTTCTAACACTATTGTTTTTGGATCCGGAGCAGGTGGGTTTCAAGAACAGCCAATTGGTCCACCTATTTTTCATCGACATTCTTGGATGGATGAATTTGAAGATACTGTTATATATTATAATGACCCTACGTTATATCTTGGAAAATTATCTTTAGGTTGGGGACAGGGAGAGTTAAATAGATTTTATTTACAAGATATAGCAAATATTTTAGAAATAGTATTTGTAAAGTTAAAAGTTGATTCGAAAAATGTGTTGTTTTATGGCAGTTCTGGGGGAGGATTTATGTCTTTAATTTTAGCTGGATTCGTTAAGGGCTCCACAGCTTTCATTAATAATCCTCAAACAAATTTATTAAAATGGATACCTGTACCAATAAATCTAGTTTTCGATTTGTCTTATCCAAATTTATCAAGAGAAGAAGTTGAAGAGAAATTTGGTGAAAGAATTAATGTTGTGAAATTTTTTAATCACATTAAATATGTACCGAATATTTATTTTTTGCAAAATTTCGCGTGTGAATTTGATGTGCAAAATCATTTGCTACCATTTATTTCCGAATTAGAGCAACTTGATAAAGACACGGAAGTAAATCAAATTATAATTGACTTATATTTTGATAAAAAAGCAGGGCATGCAGCTGTAGGGAAGAGTGAAACAATTGAATATATAAAAAAAGTAAAACCTAATCAGACTGTAAAAGAAGAACAAAAAGAAGTGGACCTATCAGTTGTTATAGTTTTAGGAGAAGAAAAATCAAAATTGAATCAAATTTTAAATAAAGTGCAGCATATAAAACCACTAGAAATTATTATTGTAGCTGATGATAGAATGAGTGCGATACAATCTATACCAACATTTGTTGAAAGTAACGTTGTTGTGATTGAGGAGAAAAGTAAATGGAAAGCACCAGTTCATGGGGCAAAAGTCGCCAATGGTGATGTAGTCTTATTTTTAAATGGAGAAGATGTTATTTTTTCGGTAGAATTAGAACGATTTATAGAACCGATACTAAAAAAGGAACAGGATGTAATTTTAAATAATATAGACTCGGTTTGTTTTGAAAAGATGAGAGTAGAATGGCCAAGCATTGCTATGGTGTATAGAAAAATAGTAAACGATGTATTGGGGCGTATGGATTTAAAATATGATTCGATGTTATCTATGCCATATGCTATTACTAAAAAAGCAATTGAAGACATTGGATATGATATCTTGCAGAACCCTATTCTGTCCCAAGTAACTCTTATTGAGAAAGGGTGGCGACTACAATCCTCGTCAGCCATCACTAACACCTCCTTGAATAATATGCCTGCAAACAAAACCTCGTTCTATAAAAATGGATTAACTAAATTAGAAGTATATGAGATTAAAGAAAATATAAAAGCTTTGGAGAGTTGGTTAAAACGAAAAGATGATAGAGGTAATTATACAGATGGAGGAAGAAAAAGAGAAATTATAGAGCAGTTAAAAAACCAAAAGAATTATTCACGTTTCCATAAAGGATGGGGAATGAATTCCTCTATTTATAATGGAAAACAGTTATCAATTATTATACCAGCACAAAATGAAGAATCAACGATTAAAGAAGTTATTCTTGAGGCAAGAAAAATTGAACCGAAAGAAATAATTGTTGTCATTAATGGGTCAACAGATCAAACAGAAGCAATTGCTAAGCAATCAGGGGCAACAGTAATTGTTTATGAAGAAAGATTAGGGCATGATGTAGGACGGGCAATTGGTGCACAAGAAGCGACAGGAGATATACTTCTCTTTATTGATGCTGATTTTGCTATTCCAGCAAAAGATCTTCATCCGTTAACGCAAGCTGTTGCGGATGGTGTTGATATGGTTTTAAATGATTTAAATTTAAATCTTAGATTTCCTCTATATATTGTAAGTTTATATAAATATATGTTGAATATTGCTTGTAACCGTAAAGATTTAGGGGTAGGATCTACAATTGCTGTTCCCCATGCTATTAGTAGAAAATGTTTAGAGGGAATTGGCTGGGACACTCTTCACACAGCGTGTGTTGCACAAGTAAAGGCAATATTAGAAGGGTATAAAGTCGAATGTGTCCATTTTGTAGATGTAATGAAACCAAATCGTATTCGGCCACAAGAGCATTTTGCGACGATAGGACATCCACCAGCTGTATTGAGAATTACTGGGGATCATTTAGAAGGACTTTCATATTTATTGAAGAATAAGGATTTTAAAGATTTATTTTAA
- a CDS encoding glycosyltransferase, which translates to MKSLTVIILYSEREQILEESIQSIWKLNLLEIIILVPNDRSNLYEIAKKHKCHIVLMGKYSTYYDGYEASVKAAKGDVLLFVDSNFLLSTNEMQRFIEPIVTNQADVVLNKIDKLIEIGKCPNMDIVWRKMLNEILSRPDLKSNSILSLPYALTKEVVENIGFNYMEDIVLSHMKIVNQGWRINDQYAINTLSKDETIEEGGYLIKKELSKNEKEKVERYLRGIAKWIEKKGRRVGFTDAGKRRDIVQKLGECKRYPSYHQGWGMHSSIYDGKQLSVIIPVQNEEETIEQVILEARKIEPLEIIVVVNGSTDQTANIAKRLGVTIIEYNERLGHNVGRAIGALEATGDILLFIDGDFSVSGSNLHHFTKAVSAGVDIALNDLNPMLHPPFYVVDVVKYMLNLAYNRPELSNGSLVAIPHAMSRSCLDAIGWESLLCPSLAQVKAILQGYRVECVHYVDVVKPNRIRLMENVSHNGHPPAVLRIIGDHVEALSYLIEQLEMDGKGD; encoded by the coding sequence ATGAAATCGTTAACGGTTATTATTTTGTACAGTGAAAGAGAGCAAATATTAGAAGAGTCAATTCAATCTATATGGAAGCTAAATCTTCTTGAAATTATAATTTTAGTTCCTAACGATAGAAGTAATTTGTATGAAATAGCAAAGAAACATAAATGCCATATTGTTTTGATGGGTAAATATAGTACGTATTATGATGGGTATGAAGCTTCTGTAAAGGCAGCAAAAGGAGATGTATTGTTATTTGTAGATAGTAATTTTTTATTATCCACAAATGAAATGCAGAGATTTATTGAGCCAATTGTTACAAATCAAGCCGATGTAGTTTTAAATAAAATAGATAAATTGATAGAAATAGGTAAATGTCCAAATATGGATATTGTATGGAGAAAAATGTTAAATGAAATTTTAAGTCGACCAGATTTAAAAAGCAATTCAATACTTTCGTTACCATATGCGCTTACGAAGGAAGTAGTGGAAAATATCGGCTTTAATTATATGGAAGATATCGTTCTATCTCATATGAAGATTGTAAATCAAGGGTGGCGGATTAACGATCAATATGCAATCAATACGTTATCTAAAGATGAGACTATAGAGGAAGGAGGATATTTAATAAAAAAAGAGTTATCCAAAAATGAAAAAGAGAAAGTAGAAAGATATTTACGCGGTATAGCTAAATGGATAGAGAAAAAAGGAAGAAGAGTAGGGTTTACTGATGCAGGAAAAAGAAGAGATATTGTTCAAAAACTAGGTGAATGTAAGCGATACCCTTCCTATCATCAAGGGTGGGGAATGCATTCTTCAATTTATGATGGGAAGCAACTTTCTGTCATTATACCAGTACAAAATGAAGAAGAGACTATAGAACAAGTAATACTTGAGGCGAGAAAAATAGAACCATTAGAAATCATCGTCGTTGTAAATGGTTCGACAGATCAAACGGCTAATATTGCTAAAAGACTTGGTGTTACTATTATTGAATATAACGAACGACTTGGTCATAATGTTGGACGTGCTATTGGAGCGCTTGAAGCTACAGGAGATATTCTTTTATTTATTGATGGTGATTTTAGTGTTTCAGGAAGTAATTTGCATCATTTTACAAAAGCAGTTTCAGCTGGTGTAGACATAGCATTAAATGATTTGAATCCGATGTTACACCCTCCGTTTTATGTTGTAGACGTCGTAAAATATATGCTTAATTTAGCATATAATCGTCCAGAATTAAGCAATGGCTCATTAGTAGCAATTCCACATGCTATGAGTAGATCATGTTTAGATGCAATAGGCTGGGAAAGCTTACTATGCCCTAGTCTTGCACAAGTAAAAGCAATATTACAAGGGTATAGAGTAGAATGTGTACATTACGTTGATGTTGTAAAACCGAATAGAATTCGTTTAATGGAGAATGTAAGTCACAATGGGCATCCTCCGGCAGTATTAAGAATCATTGGTGATCACGTTGAAGCTCTCTCTTACTTGATAGAACAACTCGAAATGGATGGAAAGGGTGATTAA